A stretch of DNA from Candidatus Woesearchaeota archaeon:
GTAGTTCCTGTTAATGTTATTGTTCTCGTTGTTGAATTGTAGTTGAGTATAACATTAGAAGGGCTTAAAAAACCTGTTGGTTCTTTTGTAAATGTGTTTTGAGTAGTTAAAAAAGGATCAATTTCCTCACGGTCCCACAGAGAATCTATATTATAACTATTAACAGAAATAGTATCCATTAATTCGACTATAATACTGTCTACTTGCTCTACATCATAGTATAAAGACAAAGAGTCTCTTAACTGCCCTACAGTTGCGGAATGCTTTTCTAAAATACCATTAGCATGAGTTACATATCAAGTAACATCTACACTATCTGTTTCTAATGAAGGAAAAAATACATTCTGAGATTTTCCTATAATAGATATAAATATAAATAAACTAATTAAAATAATGTGCTTCATAAGTCAATTCTCCTGTTAAAAATCTTGTTGGTGGGATAAAAGTAAAAGACTCCCTGGTTTCATTTATTATATCTCATCCATACTCAACTATTGTTCCATTTGTAGCTGTATATCTTTTAATAGTTAGATAATAATTGTCATTTAAAAATGGTTTAGAAAATTCTACAATAGTCTCTCCATTTATTGGAACTGTTGCTAATCTATATGGATTTTTTAAAGAATCCTCAGCAATAAGTTCTATTGTGGGATCCAAAATACCGTCATAGCCCTCAATAATAAGTTGAAGAGCTCTATCATACAATTTATCCATAGTTAAATTAATTCTATTTTAAATTTATATCCAATAAAACTATTTAATGGAAATTCTCATACATTTGATTCCACTTCAATAAAAGAGTCTGTAATATTCACTTCTGAATCATCTAGAACTCTAAAATCTAAATCTGCTGAAATTTCCAATCTTACTACTGAATCTATAGGTTTTGGGTCTATATCTATTATCTCAAAAGTAGTTATGTAAATATCTTCTCCATCAACTACAATTTTATTAGGTAAATCTAAAGTTACTAAAGTCCTATAAAAAATATTGTTCTTATAATATTGAAATACATCCTCTGAAATTAAATCATTTTTATAAGCTAAAATAAACTCATAAAATTTTTCATTAAATTGTATAGAACCATAATTTAAATTATTTAGTAACTCTTTACCTTTTTGCAGAATTATCAAATCATTATCCATTGCAATCACAGTTAATATTTATAAAATCATCACAGGTTTCTAATTGTTTAAGAATTCTATAAACTTCATAATATTGTTTATATTTTTCTAACATTTTCAACATCTCTAAACCTATAGTTAATGTATCTATTACTAATTTATCCTGACATGCACAATTACAGATACCTTTTATTAATCTATCACTAATTAAATTTTTATAAAAAATCTCTAAATACTCATACACAACTAAATCATATGTTTCATCAGGAATTTCATTTGCTACTAAATCTGCTCCATCTGTCTGGCCTTCAACATTATACAATATATTATCTTGTATATAATAAGTTCCAGTAGTTGTTAGAGGATATTCAGAAACTCTATAATAACCATCTTTTTCCACTGTTAAAACACCAGAATTTGTAGTTATTACACTGTTTGTAAATATAAAGGCTTCTCCATCTCATTCTTCTAAAATAAATGCATAGGAAGTTCCTACAACTTCTGGACTATAAACTGTTATTTCTTTATTTAAATATTCTGTGATCATTTTTCTATAGCTTTTATAATACAGTTTTCAAACCTAATTATATAATTAGGATCATTTATTATTTCTACATCTTTTTTATTATTCTGAAATAGTCATTCAATTAATACAGCATAATAATTTCCCATTAAAACTGTAAAGTTTTCTTCTCTATCTAAATCTTCATCAGAATATTCTGGTCTGTCATTAAGTTCTGGGAAAACTTCTTTAAACTCCTTCATTAGAACATCAGCAAATTCATCTGATTTAGTTTGTCCTTTACTTGTGTAAACAGAATAACCAGTTATACTTGTTCATCCCTCACCAAAAGCATTATTATGTAATGATATTAGTAGTGTATTTCCAGAAGCTAGTTTATTTGCTATATTCTTACGATTAGTAATACCTATTTCATTTGGAGTTTCATTAGTAATGTAAACATTATATCCTAATATCTCTAATTTTTTCTTAATTCTTACACATCTTTGTCTGCTCCATAGATACTCCCGATGATTACCATCAGGAGATCTTTTTCCAGGAGTTTCTTCACCATGGGCAGGATCTAATATAATATTAAGTGTCTCTAACTTCGTCATTGTTTGAGCTAGTGTCAAGTAATTGTAAACCTTCCAATTGAACTCTTCCTTTGTTGTGCTCCAAAGTTTCTTTCCTAAAATCATCTTCAGACTTCGCTTTAAACCAATCAATAGATTTTTCATGCTCTAATTTTTCTTTTTCTAAAGAAGCTTTTTCAGAATCATTTCTTTGTATTTCTTTCTCATATTCTTCTAACTTCTTCGTAGCTTCCTTCAATTGCTGCTCATACTCCTGAACTTGTTGGGAAAGTTGTGACATTTGGCTATTTTCAGCTTTCTTTTCTCCCATTGAACGAGCAATAACTTCTTTCATTTTAGTCAAACTCTTAGTAGTAACTGCTTCAACTGCAACATCAGGATCAATCATTTTTCCTTTAATTAGTTCAATGATTAATTGTTTAATAGATTCTTGCTCTTTAATAACTTCAGAACTATCAGCAATATGCACATCATAACTAGTCATAGTATAATGTTTTGATTCTGCAGTAAATACTTTATTAAGCCTATCTCCTAAAACTATAGTACCAGAAATACCTTTTTTATAGACAATTTTAGACAGATCTAAAATATCCATTAATATTTCGCTTGTCATTAAATCCATTAATTGATAATACTGTTTTGTGATATGAGAAGAATTTACAATACCTACTTGTACATTAGTAACAGCAT
This window harbors:
- a CDS encoding N-acetylmuramoyl-L-alanine amidase; this encodes MTKLETLNIILDPAHGEETPGKRSPDGNHREYLWSRQRCVRIKKKLEILGYNVYITNETPNEIGITNRKNIANKLASGNTLLISLHNNAFGEG